The Tachysurus vachellii isolate PV-2020 chromosome 15, HZAU_Pvac_v1, whole genome shotgun sequence nucleotide sequence CAAGAGTGTGTCCTGCTGGAAGCAACTTGTTGATCAGCAAAGTCTGGTTAATATCCATTCAGCCCATTCATTAATATCACACATTCACCTGCTTTTTGCTGTAGTAAATGGTAATTTAATGTTCCTTCTTACTACAAGCAAGAGtctatgcattttatttttaaatatttttttcactattttccaagttttttaaatatattttagagaTTTTCTTCAGACGAGTGTGAGGTCATAtctatgtgtagtgtgtagtggtCACAGCTGAATAAACTGGAATAGTGGCACTGTTTTATGTAACGACTTCGGTTGCAAATACTGCAGAATTTGGCAATTACGTTAGCATTTAGCCCTTTATTCTGGGCTTCCATTTGCAGTGTACATGTTAGTCACTGTACTGCAGTTATCTGCTCTGTGAAAATGCTTATTGAAGTGCTTATTTGGTACAGACACGGATAAGCTTATAtaagaatattatttatttattgtatgtaGACCTTAAAGTAGACAtgagtagactgtgtgtgttctctccccaGGTCAGCACGACTGTGTGACTGTTATCAATAACTTCTTCTCCCGAAAGAGGCTTGACTACTACACAAAACTGCAGGGCTTAGAAAAAGAGCCAAAACTGCCTCCTAAACTGGCTGGACCTTTGCACAAAATTATCATGAGCACAAATCTTAACCCTGTCAAGGTAGCTGTAAATGAATTGTACATTTAATTTCACTTGCATTATGTTTTTGCTCTTGATTTGATCACATTAAGAAGatccttttaatttttaatgattCCAAACTTTAATTTACTGCAAGCTCTGCTTTTGCATTGCTTATGTGGGTTGGAGTGACTGCCAAGCTCTTGTTTTAAgcatctttttctctttcaggtGGTGATGCTGGTGAAGGAAAATCCTCTACTCGTGGACGTAGAGGCTCTTGAGAAGTGTCGTAAAGTGATGGAGCTGATCTGTGAGAAATGTGTAAAGCAGCAGGACATGAATGAGGTGCTGGCCATGAAGATGCACTACATCAGTTGTGTTCTGCAGAAATGTAGCGCCTTCCTCAAAGACCGGCAGGATAAACTAGATGGCTTAATCAAGTGGTATGATGTTTTAGTTACATTTGTTCTACTGACTTCACTAAAGACAGTCATAGCTTGCTGACctcgtgtgtgtctctgaccaGTTCTTAATAAAAGGGCTGCAGATTTCAGATCtgtgattttaaatattaaccaCTAGATTGTGGAAATCAGAACAGTGATTTGATTCCCCTTCTACTGACAATGCTGATGAACAACGAACTGTATTAAGACGCAGTTCACATTTCCATCTGAGGGAGTTTACTGATAAATGATGGAAAATTAAGAACAATTGTTAAGGCTTTTAAAAGTTATACAGCATTAAAATGGTTAGTTTATTTTTGCTTCCtacaataatgtttaaaaataaaacatcacagcACTGTCTATGCCTCTGTGTCTTGAATGGTGGTCTTCTGTGGCTTTATTTGCCATGGTGACAAAATTGgtgcttaagggccttgctcaggggcccaacaggggcagtgtggtggacctgggatcgaactcacaaccttccaattggtagcccaaaaccttaaccactaggctaccacatcaccagacctgaaccaaGCTGCATCTCACCCGTGGAAAATGTTTCATAAATCTCTCTTGaaacaaatccttttttttcttttcttttttccttcctccatctcctcttctcttcagCCTACTAAAGGGGCGAGACAGTGACTGCTTTCCGGTGTTCCAAGAAAAATTTATCCGGGAGTGCATCCGGAAATTTCCTTACTGCGACGCTACGCTACTCCAGCAGCTTGTCAGAAGTATAGCTCCTGTGGAAATAGTGAGTAATATTCCATTGCACTTCTAAGAATAACCGAATTGTAGATTTGTAATGCAGACTGTTTTATTAAATCCAGCAATTTTCTCCCTCAATGTGTCATCTTTCTCTAAATAGATCTGTGATGCAACAGAAACAAAATCAGACAGAATGATGTAGTATTTATGCATATGAAATAACTCATTATTTTTTCCCACCTCTATGGGGAGACAATTAAGTGGTGCATCTTTGGGTGCAACAATACAGTAGGTAGTTATTTTGATTAATAAGTAAATGAGTAATTTTTCaggtattttgtttgtttgtttagggcAATGACCCCACAGCTTTGTCAGTGCTCACCCAAGCTATCACAGGGCAGGTGGGCTTCATGGATGCTGAATTCTGCACCACCTGTGGGGAGAAGGGAGCAGAAAAGAGGTGCTCCATCTGCAAAATGGTAACATTAATGTTCCTGCTTGTTTCATGCTTGGTTTCCTAAGGCAGGTTTTCATCTTGGGCAGTGGGGGGTGGGGGACCTGTAGAGCTGTAAACACAAACTCAACAACACAAGAAAATTTAGAGCAACAACAGAATTGTTTATTCACAGCGATTAGAGAAAGTAACAATTCCATTTCTAATATAATTGAGCGttttcttaatgaataaataataggCAGTGTTTAGACTAGAAGATCTTTGTGttgtatacatgtatatttgAGAGGAGGTTCTTCTCTGATGCCGGAGTAGTGCACAATTTTGATTAGTGCTACTATTGATTTTCTTTCCCTAATCTGAAGTCTAATCACTATTGTGTTCTTTTGGATTTAGTTTTTGTGctcaaatgttttcatatttagttTTGTGATGTCATAGTGTTGATCTAGCTAATAACGTGACATTGATGTTTGTCCTCAAGGTTATCTATTGCAACCAAGATTGCCAGAAGATGCACTGGTTCACCCATAAGAAGATCTGCAAGAAACTTCAGGAGCAGAGGCAGAAGCAAGAGGCTGAATCAGCCAAGCGACTAGAGAGACAGGCCAAAGGTATTCGCCGCCTGTAGCTTTTAATATGTTCCTTTGATTTAACCACTTCACAACAGAGCTCTGCCAGTTCTTTCTTGTGCTGtcacattataaaaatatatatgaaaagcATACGACTCCAGGACGagttccattattattattatgttgacCTGGGCTTTTATTCTCTCCAGAATCTGAGGAGAAGAAAGCACTGGAAGAGACGAGCAGCAGTATGGAAAATCTTTCTGTTGAGCAGAGTGAAGTTACCAGCACATCAGATGTTCAAAAAGAAACTGAGAGCACTGACCCCATTCAGATATCTTCAGACTGAGTCATGCGGATTAAGCAGAGACAACATTAACCCCAGTCATTTCCCATAATCGCTGTCAAGTCCTGCCTTAGCCAGAACACTACGATGTGCATGTCGTCCAAAATCTGGGGACCTCCTGAACGTTTCTTTCAGAGGAAGGGTTTTTGGAGCGTGAAATCTGATGGAAAAGCTAACAAAGCTTTCATCACATGCACAGGCTTTCCGTCAACACGTGACACGTTTTATTGTAGCGTTTGTTCTTTTATAGCTAACGTTATGTATGTGGTCATGTGCATCAATATTAGATTTAGTAAAGAGAGTATATATTTATGACAGTCAGTCTTAAGTTAAACCTTATGTTGTTAGGTAATATTGCATGTAGAGGATAAAGATGTTGAAGCCTTTGCCTTAAACCATGTTGGCAAGTCTGTAGTTTTGTCTTGGATGAAAAACATTACACCGTCCACAGTAGATTTAAGAACATGTCACTATAAGTATAATTGTTTTACGGGTCGAGCTGATTTAAGTCCTCGTGCTGCATTTGCACGTCTTGCTTTTACAGAAACCTCACAAGACATGAAAGGTCTAAATTTGAATGTTAAAATTAGTGTGCCATTTTCCCCATAATGAAGATTCAGGGACAATAGGTAGCAGCTGCATACCTGTGCTTGCTATGTTTTAATGACAGTTGTGTAGAAATCACAATttgcagtctgtgtgtgttatctgaaTTTGACAGTAAGGATTTTGGCTGCAGTTGAACTGTGCTCCTCCAGGGGGTGCTGCTGAGCTCTTATGCTGCTCCAGTTCAGAGTAGAGAACTGCATGATGGATCTCTGCATGGCCCTGCGCTCACAGAGATCTTCAATCTCATCAAATGGGCATCTGAAAATACCAACCAGGACTTCATTAATTTTTTACTGATTCTAGAAAAATCCATGCTTATTAAAATGAGCTTTTCGATGCCACATCcaagaacttttttctttttgctatgAAATTCTTCTATCATCTCACTTTTATACagtgatgcagcagcactttattaCTTTAGTCTGTCCAGTGCTCACCTCATATGTACACACTAAAGGTTGTAAATCTTCATGCTAATACCACTGTCAAATCCTTCTTGTTTCAGTCACTTAATAGCTGGGCCGAGTCATTGCCGTAACTCGCCTCCATTGCGTTctgaacttttttctttttcttggtcCATGGTGGATATCCCATTAATATCATGAAAGTCACTGAAATATAGTGAGTGAGAACAAAATGCTCTTGTCCTTCTTGTTTTAGGAGCCAGCAGTGAAACCTGACTGTTATACATTATGTTCAAGACATAATATGTTGTAATATTATATCCAATATTCTAACTGTACTATCAATATTCCTTTCATGACACCAGAGTGGCAAACAACTCATAACTCTtccagagaaaaataaaaatacagcaccaACTAACAACTGGGCACCAAAATCAGTCATCAGAAACATATCAGTATAAAAACCTCCCTTGTGGCTCTTTCCCATAGATCTACTTACTTTGTGCGTTTGGTGTTGGAGCTCCATTGACCTGGAATAAATGACAAATGAGTTAAAGAGCTTGAGGGAAGGATAGATGAACATAACCTCAGTTACAGACAATTGTACAGCATACAGTAAAATAACTAGTCATGTCAGTGTATAATCTGAATCTATCCCATAATAGTGCGACCCAGTATGAGACAGATGTAACCTGTAGTTttcaatataataaacatttgccccaaaacacatttaaagtcCCAGGCCACTGTAGCATTATGAGACTAATGCTCTGTTATTTAATTATGATTCAGTGACTGTCGTGTGTCCCActgatattacatttacaatgaTATAAAGCTTAAACACGGGTAAATTGTCCTTCATAACAACCTCTGTCCAGAtttcagataaaaataataaaagctttcGATAGCAAGTGTTTGCTTGTGCCGTGATAAAAATACTTCGAAATATAATCATTATTGCCGTTTAAAAAACATTAGTTTTGCATTAATGTTTTTGTACGTCACACAACCTGATAGTTGAGATATTTGCACAACTATGATATATGGTATATTCTACAAGTCACATGTTTAACAGGAAGTTGAGTCTTTAAAATTTCCTGAAGAAATGGGAGCCTGTGATTTTGTGATATTGACTGAATGGTCATTTTGAACATACATCCTTGTTAACCAAATTAtagactgaaataaaatgattctgtTGCAAAATATATAACTTTGAAAGTAAGTAAATCAGTAGAATGCCTTCGATATCCAGGTATCATTATCGTGGTTATTACTCAACAACATTTTGTGAGTTTGATAATCCTATGCTAACAAACACAATTTGGTTACTTGTTTAACAATAAAAGACAGCAGAGAAAATGTTATTGCTTGAGATTGGTTCATTTctaaattattaaatgtatgttttcttAGATTTAGTGAAAatgactttatttgtttttatttcatgtttcatttttaaagttatGAGATCTAAATTTCACACTCAAATATGGAGTCACACTTCTTACTAACCTACAACAGTATATAATTACTGATTTGTCAGCTTAAATGCCATCTGTCAaagtcatatatatttttatgaagGGTGTAAATACTTTGGTGGTGAACCATTTTAAATTCCTAACTCAGCAATGCCTTTCCTCCTTCacgaagggtgccaataattctggagttgACTAAAGACAAGCGGTCGTATTTCCACTTTGTGTTGAATATGCTCCatgacatccatccatccatccatttatccgttcattcatccatccattgttcatccattcatttggTA carries:
- the ankmy2a gene encoding ankyrin repeat and MYND domain-containing protein 2a translates to MSVIKKGDLTDTEKELLVVIAAGNVQEASRLLGSKDVRVNCLDEYGMTPLMHAAYKGKADMCKLLLQHGADVNCNEHEHGYTALMFAGLSGKTDITWMMLDAGAETDVVNSVGRSAAQMAAFVGQHDCVTVINNFFSRKRLDYYTKLQGLEKEPKLPPKLAGPLHKIIMSTNLNPVKVVMLVKENPLLVDVEALEKCRKVMELICEKCVKQQDMNEVLAMKMHYISCVLQKCSAFLKDRQDKLDGLIKCLLKGRDSDCFPVFQEKFIRECIRKFPYCDATLLQQLVRSIAPVEIGNDPTALSVLTQAITGQVGFMDAEFCTTCGEKGAEKRCSICKMVIYCNQDCQKMHWFTHKKICKKLQEQRQKQEAESAKRLERQAKESEEKKALEETSSSMENLSVEQSEVTSTSDVQKETESTDPIQISSD